A stretch of DNA from Flexistipes sp.:
TCCTTTTCCACTTCTTTGCCCAGTTGTCATCAGAGAAATCCATTGCAGTTGGGCTTAACTTTAGAAGCTTTTCATCAAACGGTCCGTATAAATAGTATTCAAAGGTATTCAGAGCAGACGTTACCCATTTTTTAGGATCCCTGACGATATGGATAAATTTTGCATTTACAAATACTTTATCGATAACCTCCAGTATCCCGTAAATATGCCCGCTTGATTCCACATAAATATCTTTAGGTGAGCTGGATACAAAATCCTTCCGCATATCTGCTACATAATCAGCTGTTTTTTCACTTTCAAGTTCACCTACCATGTATTTCCGGCTTAATTTGAACATACAGTGCCTATGAGAAAATTGCCCGGCAGTCATATTGTAAAAACCGAAATCCCGAACCTCTTTAATAAAATCCTTAGGTCTTGTTATCCATGGACTACCCGGTTCATGGTAGGCAGTGGCATCCTTTACCATTAAACTTAAATTTTTAGCCAAAAACTGAGTTCCCGTCCTGCCGGTAGAAGTTATAAAAACAGACGGCTTGGTAATCTTGTTATGCATTATACAACCCTTTTCAATTTTTGTTTCAATTGAGAGTAGTACAGTTTTTCAACCTTTTGTCCAAAAGCAGTATCGGAAAATTTTTCAGCACTTTTCACAGCATTGTTTCTCCATAAAGTTAGATCATTTGCCGACACAGCCTGCAAAACAACCTCAGGCAGTTCAGAGTCGCTGTCGAAAAAACATCCGTTATATTTATCCTCCACAACATTTTCCAGATTGCTGTCATATTTAGCAATCACAGGTAACCCTGAGGCAAGGGCTTCAATATAGGTGAGCCCTTGTGTTTCCGATGTGGAGGCACTTATAAAGAAATCCGCCATTTTATAATATTTATCTATCTCAGTATATTTCACTTCACCTGTAAACACTATGTTCTCTGAAATTCGGAGCTTCATACTCAAGTTCTCAAGATTGAATTTTTCATCTCCGTCTCCGGCAATGACCAAAAATATTTCCGGGTTTACTTTGACAATTTCAGGCATCGCTTTAATCAGGACATTTATATTCTTTTCTTTTGCAAGTCTTCCAACAAAGAGCAAAATCTTCACACTTCTGCTGATTCCCAGTTTATCCCTGAAACTGTTATAAATTTCTGAATCAGGATAAAAACGCTTTATATCGATACCTGTGGGGATCACATTTAACTTACTTTGCACACCGTAGTCCTTTAAAATTCCCGATGTTTTTTCCGAAGGGGCGATGACACAATCACTTTTATTGCAGATAATACGGCTCAATTTCCTGACAAGTTTTACAGCATATCTGTCACCAACACCTTTAGTAACATAGTGGGTATAGTCCTCATACATGGTATGATAAGTATGTACAAGCGGAAGATTTAATTTTCCTGCAACAATTCTCCCGAAGGTTCCTATGGAAAATTCCGTATGTGTATGTATTAAATCAAACTTCTCCCTCTTTATCATACGTATAGTTCTATAAGAATAAAACATTGCCACCCGGTGTTCTTTCTGCATGGGAAATGTTATACTTGAGAGTCTAATGACATCTGTTTCACTATCTGCATTAGGTACCTTAACAGTAATAATCACAACTTTATGACCAAGCCTTTCCAATTGTGATTTCAGGATACCGATTGAAGTAACAACACCGTTCACCTGGGGATAATAAGTATCTGTAAAAAAAGCAATTTTCATATAAACCTCTTTATTTTATTAATTTAGTAACTTTTTGTAAAATCAATATCAAATAATTGTTATATTTCAGTGAAAACTGCTTAAAGGAAACATCTTGAAAAGAAATTCATTAATATTTTGCAAATTTTTAACATTTTTTTAACATAGAGGTGCAATTGTTAGACAAAGGGGTAAAAATCGGTGAATGACAAAAACCTGACAATAGGAATAATAGACCTTGGTTCAAATTCCATCAGACTTCAGATTGCAAATGTTTTTGAAAAGAGTTACCGCATAGTGCATGAATACAGGGAAATCGTACGAATTGGTGATGACCTTTTCAAATACGGTTTTCTCACAGAACATTCTGTGAATAAGATTTATGCATGTTTTACGGACATAAAAAAGATACTGGAAAGTTATAGTGTAGGAATTATAAGAGCAGTTGCCACTGCGACACTCAGGGAACTGAAAGAAGGTTATGAAATTGTTCAGGAAATAAAATCAAGATATGGCATAAGTCTGGAAATTATAAGCGGTGAAGCAGAAGCAAAATTGTCCTACCTTGCAATTTCCGGCAGTTTTCAAACAGATAAATATAATGCAATAATAACAGATATTGGCGGAGGAAGTGCAGAGTACACTCTTGCACTAAAAGGGGAGATCGTAAATATAACAAGCAAGAAACTTGGTTGTTCACGCTTAAAAAATATATTTCTGCATCATAACCCTCCTGAAATAGCAGAAGTCTATAAATTAAAGCAGCATATACAGGAAGAAGTAGAAAATTATGGAGATTATCATATCGACTTAGTAGTTTGCACTGGCGGTACAATCAATAATATTGCAAATATCTATTATATTTCATCAAATAAAGATGAAAAAACAAAAATTAAATACATACCACGTAAATTTCTAAAAGATTTCATAAACAAAATCAGATATATGGATACTGAAAGTATAAGAAAGATAAAAGGTGTTGAGCCTAAAAGGGCTGATATTCTATTACCCGCAGCTATAAACATCGAAGTTTTGCTTTCAAAATCTTCATTCAACGGCTTTTATACATTTACCGGCGGACTGAGAACCGGCTTGATTATCGATACACTGAATTCAATGAATATTACTCTGCCTTTTCAGGATTTAGGCGAGGATATATTTTACTCCCAGCTGATAGAAATAGGAAACAAATTTCAGTTTGAAGAAGAACATGCCCGGCATGTTGCTTTCCTTTCGGAAAGATTTTTTGATGAGCTAAACAAAAAATGGAAGCTTGATAACGAAAACAGAAATATCCTTACCGCAGCAGCAATTCTACACGATATTGGAAACTATATCTCCTTCTCCAAACATCATAAACACTCATATTATTTAATAAAAAATTCCGACATTGCAGGTTTCAATTACAGACAGAAATTAATGACTGCCCACGTTGCCAGATATCATAGAAAAAATCTGCCCAAAAAAAGTCATCAGATTTATGAAGATCTGGACAGCAAAGATATAAACATTGTAAAGAAGCTGGCAGCCATACTCCGGGTTGCTGATGGCCTGGACAGAGGGCATAAAAAATTTATTTCGGATGTTAATATCAAGATTACAAAAGACAATATTACCATTAATCCTTTATCTGATAAAAATATCATTTTGGAAAAAAAAGCATTCGAATTAAAGAAAGATATGCTTGAAAGTGTTACAGGAAAGAATCTGGAGATATTATGAAAAACGGTATTTTTGCAACAATTAACGTGGGAGCTAGCGCTCTTCGGATGCAGATATCAGAATTTATCGACCATAAAGAAAGAACATTGGAATACCTTATAAAACCATTAAAATTGGGTAGAGATACTTTTTCCAAAGGCTATATTACTCTGGAAAATGTCCACAATGCCACAGAAATCCTGGGGAATTTTTCTGACAAATTTAAAGAATATAACATTAAGAATAACTATAAGGCAATTTGTACAAGCAGTGTAAGAGATGCTGAAAATAAATACTTTTTTATAGACCATGTTCGTATCAAAACAGGGATTAAACTGGAGATAATCGATGAGACGGATGAGCTGTTTGTAAAAAGTTTGGGAGTAAAAAATGATATAAAGGATTTTCAAAAAATGGAGGAAAAAGGGCTTCTTTTTGTAAATCTTGCCAGCGGAAACATAGGCATTAACCTGATAAAAAAAGATTTACGGCTGTTTTCTGCTGCGCTGCCTTTCGGAAGCCTGAGAGTCTGCGAATTTTTTAAGGGTGTTAATGAAGATCTGAAATATCGTGCTTATGAACAGTACATTCATAAGATGCGACATCATATAGAAACTACCTGCAGGAGAATAGATTCTGTTAAATATTTAGTGGGATCCGGAAGTTCAATTAATCTTATAATTGAAGTTATGAAGCCATCAAACTTCTCCATAGATAAACGTTCCATTAAAAAACTTTATGATAAAACAAAACGATTATCAACAAGCGAAATAACCGGGCAACTCAATATAAACAGCTACTACGCAGAAATTCTCAAGCCTACATTATATGTTTATTTATCGCTCATGGATCTGGTAAAAACAGATGTTTTATATTTCAGTAAACAAAGTTTTCCCACTCAATTGACATTGTATTATACCAAAAACATAAAGGAAAAAAAACTTAACAGGAAATTTATCACCAACATAAAAAATTACGCATTGCGGTATGAAACGGATGAAAAACATGCAAATCAGGTGGCAAAATTCAGCAAAAAAATATTTAATAAACTTAAGTCCCTCCATTCGCTGAAATCAAAAGATCTTTTAATTCTGGAAGCTGCAGCTTTACTGCATGATGTAGGCTATTTTATTGGAATTAATAACCATCAGGAGCATTCCTATTATATAGCTCGTGCATTCAGTATGCCCGGTTTTGATGCTGAAACAATTGATACAATTTCTACCATAGCGCTTTTTCATAGGGACAAACATCACTTAACATTTGATTCAAGATTTACATCACTTCCTATAGAAAAGAAACTCCTTATTCGTAAACTTATTGCTTTACTGAAAATAGCTGATGCGCTAGATGCCAGTCATATGCAGATTGTCAGAGATATAGAAATTAATACAAATTCAGATGGAATTACTCTAACAGCAAAAGCCCACAAAAAACCTTTTTTTGAAGAAATCACTTTTTACAGAAAAAACAGAGATTTTTTGGAAATATACGGGATTCCGATTAATTTAAAACTGGATTTGCTAAATGCCTGATTCTCAGTTGTTTAATAACAGAGAACTAAGCTGGCTTTCATTTAACAGACGGGTCATACTCCAGGCCAGAGATGAAAATGTCCCACTTATTGAAAAACTCAAATTTCTGGCGATTTCCTCATCTAATCTGGATGAGTTTTTTATGGTGAGGGTGGGAGGATTAATAGACCATATCGCAGCCAGTTACATGGAAAAAGATCTTTCGGGACTTACTTCAATCCAGCAATTGCAAGAAATATCTGAGGAATGTCACAATCTCACCATTATCCAATCGGAAATTTACTATGATTTAAAACAACAGTGCGCAAAGGAAAGAATCTATATCGAAGCGGAAATTGAGGAAAATTTTGAATGGATCGAGTCCCTTTTTTACGAGGTAATTTTCCCTGTGATATCCCCTATTACGCTGGGACCGGCAAATCCATTCCCTTTCCTGGCAAACCTGAGGTTGTGTATTCTTGTAAAAATAAAACAAAAAGGTAATGTTTACGATTCTTTGATTTTAGTCCCTGAACTGCTGGAGCGCGTTTATAAATTGGAAAAGAATGGCATAAGCTACTATTATACTGTAGAGCAAATTATCATTAACTTTTTGTCCACCATCTACAAAGGGTATGAGATTATTGATAATTTTGTATTCAGGATTACAAGAAATGCTGATTTATCTCTGCATGATGAAGAAGTGGAAGACTTGCTGATTCTTATAGAGAAATATCTGGATAAGAGACAAAAGAGCAATGCTGTAAGATTGGAAGTAAATAAGCCGTTACCGCAGGATTTAAAGAACAAGTTCAAAACATTTTTTGATATAAATGATTCACATATTTATGAACTGAGCCATCCTCTGGATCTGAGTTTTCTTTTTAATATAAGTGAAAATAATGAAAAATTTTATTACCCAGAGTTTAATCCTTGGCTGCCC
This window harbors:
- a CDS encoding sulfotransferase; the protein is MHNKITKPSVFITSTGRTGTQFLAKNLSLMVKDATAYHEPGSPWITRPKDFIKEVRDFGFYNMTAGQFSHRHCMFKLSRKYMVGELESEKTADYVADMRKDFVSSSPKDIYVESSGHIYGILEVIDKVFVNAKFIHIVRDPKKWVTSALNTFEYYLYGPFDEKLLKLSPTAMDFSDDNWAKKWKRMSKFEKYCWFYNKLNEHVINTMEGKDNFRVYRFEDIFDREDTSYLEDMLKFATNFNSEIYDYDLKPDLLNKKVHSRSKGKFPNFKDWDNKMFEQLKRHCNRWMKRFDYQL
- a CDS encoding glycosyltransferase family 4 protein, with translation MKIAFFTDTYYPQVNGVVTSIGILKSQLERLGHKVVIITVKVPNADSETDVIRLSSITFPMQKEHRVAMFYSYRTIRMIKREKFDLIHTHTEFSIGTFGRIVAGKLNLPLVHTYHTMYEDYTHYVTKGVGDRYAVKLVRKLSRIICNKSDCVIAPSEKTSGILKDYGVQSKLNVIPTGIDIKRFYPDSEIYNSFRDKLGISRSVKILLFVGRLAKEKNINVLIKAMPEIVKVNPEIFLVIAGDGDEKFNLENLSMKLRISENIVFTGEVKYTEIDKYYKMADFFISASTSETQGLTYIEALASGLPVIAKYDSNLENVVEDKYNGCFFDSDSELPEVVLQAVSANDLTLWRNNAVKSAEKFSDTAFGQKVEKLYYSQLKQKLKRVV
- a CDS encoding Ppx/GppA phosphatase family protein; translated protein: MNDKNLTIGIIDLGSNSIRLQIANVFEKSYRIVHEYREIVRIGDDLFKYGFLTEHSVNKIYACFTDIKKILESYSVGIIRAVATATLRELKEGYEIVQEIKSRYGISLEIISGEAEAKLSYLAISGSFQTDKYNAIITDIGGGSAEYTLALKGEIVNITSKKLGCSRLKNIFLHHNPPEIAEVYKLKQHIQEEVENYGDYHIDLVVCTGGTINNIANIYYISSNKDEKTKIKYIPRKFLKDFINKIRYMDTESIRKIKGVEPKRADILLPAAINIEVLLSKSSFNGFYTFTGGLRTGLIIDTLNSMNITLPFQDLGEDIFYSQLIEIGNKFQFEEEHARHVAFLSERFFDELNKKWKLDNENRNILTAAAILHDIGNYISFSKHHKHSYYLIKNSDIAGFNYRQKLMTAHVARYHRKNLPKKSHQIYEDLDSKDINIVKKLAAILRVADGLDRGHKKFISDVNIKITKDNITINPLSDKNIILEKKAFELKKDMLESVTGKNLEIL
- a CDS encoding Ppx/GppA phosphatase family protein; translation: MKNGIFATINVGASALRMQISEFIDHKERTLEYLIKPLKLGRDTFSKGYITLENVHNATEILGNFSDKFKEYNIKNNYKAICTSSVRDAENKYFFIDHVRIKTGIKLEIIDETDELFVKSLGVKNDIKDFQKMEEKGLLFVNLASGNIGINLIKKDLRLFSAALPFGSLRVCEFFKGVNEDLKYRAYEQYIHKMRHHIETTCRRIDSVKYLVGSGSSINLIIEVMKPSNFSIDKRSIKKLYDKTKRLSTSEITGQLNINSYYAEILKPTLYVYLSLMDLVKTDVLYFSKQSFPTQLTLYYTKNIKEKKLNRKFITNIKNYALRYETDEKHANQVAKFSKKIFNKLKSLHSLKSKDLLILEAAALLHDVGYFIGINNHQEHSYYIARAFSMPGFDAETIDTISTIALFHRDKHHLTFDSRFTSLPIEKKLLIRKLIALLKIADALDASHMQIVRDIEINTNSDGITLTAKAHKKPFFEEITFYRKNRDFLEIYGIPINLKLDLLNA